In a genomic window of Spirosoma agri:
- a CDS encoding SDR family oxidoreductase, with amino-acid sequence MNLSNNKILITGGASGIGLGLTERFIQENNTVIICGRRESLLRDVAKKFPSVITRTCDLSDADERQALYQWIATEHSDLSVLVNNAGVQQWMSVSDEDFFERAKRELAINVDAPLHLTSLFINLPSLTSILNVTSGLAFVPLTKVPVYSATKAFFHSFTLSLRALLKANDIEVIEIIPPALNTDLGGKGLHDHAPPVSDFIDAVFDQLKQGKTEVTFGFSDAMVNATPDDLRNTFNRMNAIN; translated from the coding sequence ATGAACCTATCGAACAACAAAATTCTGATTACCGGTGGCGCATCGGGCATTGGCCTGGGCCTTACCGAACGGTTTATCCAGGAAAACAACACCGTCATTATTTGTGGACGACGCGAATCGTTGCTTCGCGATGTAGCCAAGAAATTTCCGTCCGTCATTACAAGAACCTGCGATTTGTCTGATGCCGACGAACGGCAGGCCCTTTACCAGTGGATTGCCACCGAACACAGCGATTTATCGGTGCTGGTTAACAATGCGGGCGTTCAGCAGTGGATGTCGGTTTCGGACGAGGACTTTTTCGAACGGGCCAAACGTGAATTGGCGATCAACGTTGACGCTCCGCTTCACCTTACCTCGTTGTTCATCAACCTGCCCTCGCTAACCTCAATTCTTAACGTAACGTCGGGATTAGCCTTTGTCCCACTGACAAAAGTGCCGGTCTATTCGGCCACGAAAGCGTTTTTCCATTCGTTTACCTTATCTCTGCGAGCTCTCTTGAAAGCGAACGACATTGAGGTGATCGAGATCATTCCGCCCGCGCTCAATACCGATCTGGGTGGCAAGGGTTTACACGATCATGCGCCACCGGTAAGTGATTTTATCGACGCTGTTTTTGACCAGTTAAAACAAGGTAAAACAGAGGTAACCTTCGGTTTCAGCGACGCGATGGTTAACGCAACGCCCGATGACCTGCGGAATACATTCAACAGAATGAATGCAATCAATTAA
- a CDS encoding molybdopterin-dependent oxidoreductase: MTRFLRPKKAFNLIILFLLTGSAYAQTVLTISGNVAKPLTLQAADLKSMPHAMVTGTDKDGKEHQYSGVPLVDLLKLAGATLGGELRGGNLTKYAVVKAVDGYEVLFALPEIDPEFATRTILLADSVDGSPLPKGVGPYRVIVPGEKKPARWIREVKAIEIKSSR, translated from the coding sequence ATGACTCGTTTTTTACGCCCTAAAAAAGCCTTTAACCTGATTATTCTTTTTCTGTTGACTGGTAGTGCTTACGCTCAGACAGTACTGACCATTTCGGGAAATGTAGCCAAACCACTGACGCTACAGGCAGCGGACCTAAAGTCCATGCCGCATGCTATGGTAACCGGCACCGACAAAGATGGAAAGGAACATCAGTACTCGGGTGTTCCGTTGGTCGATTTACTCAAACTGGCCGGGGCCACACTGGGCGGTGAACTTCGCGGGGGAAATCTGACTAAATACGCGGTTGTGAAAGCGGTTGATGGCTACGAAGTTCTGTTCGCCCTCCCCGAAATCGACCCGGAGTTTGCTACCCGAACGATTCTACTGGCCGATAGCGTCGATGGAAGCCCGTTACCCAAAGGGGTGGGCCCCTACCGGGTGATCGTTCCCGGCGAAAAGAAACCAGCTCGCTGGATACGGGAAGTCAAGGCTATTGAGATCAAAAGCAGCCGTTAA
- the modA gene encoding molybdate ABC transporter substrate-binding protein, with the protein MKKIVLLFILLPTCLQAQKLRVAVAANAQFVMEPLRIAFQKNSGVAVESIVSSSGKLTTQIQQGAPYDVFLSADMMYPETLHKEGLTQNAPTVYAYGTLVLWTMGKLPLSSDLKVLLNPSVRHIALANPTKAPYGEAAMALLQQANLLDKIQPKIVNGESIAQVNQYILSGAAEIGFTAKSVVLDSSLKNRGHWIELPPKGYSPIAQGVVVLKRTTDPKASQQFVQFLRSPAARRILQRFGYRLPTT; encoded by the coding sequence ATGAAAAAAATCGTTCTTCTCTTTATACTCCTGCCTACCTGTCTACAGGCGCAAAAGCTTCGGGTGGCGGTGGCGGCAAATGCGCAGTTTGTCATGGAGCCACTACGCATCGCCTTTCAGAAGAATTCCGGCGTTGCGGTTGAGTCCATTGTCAGTTCTTCCGGCAAACTAACTACCCAGATTCAACAGGGAGCCCCGTATGATGTGTTTCTGTCAGCGGATATGATGTATCCGGAAACACTACACAAGGAAGGCCTGACGCAAAACGCGCCTACGGTTTACGCGTACGGAACGCTTGTGCTCTGGACAATGGGTAAGTTACCGCTTTCTTCGGATTTGAAGGTCCTTCTCAACCCTTCCGTTCGACACATTGCCCTGGCCAATCCGACGAAAGCGCCCTACGGCGAAGCAGCAATGGCACTGCTTCAGCAAGCGAACCTGCTGGACAAGATTCAGCCCAAAATCGTCAATGGCGAAAGCATTGCGCAGGTCAACCAGTATATTTTATCAGGCGCTGCTGAAATTGGCTTTACGGCCAAATCGGTTGTCCTGGATTCCAGCCTGAAAAACCGGGGTCATTGGATCGAGTTACCGCCCAAAGGCTATTCACCCATTGCGCAGGGCGTTGTTGTGCTGAAACGAACCACTGACCCAAAAGCCTCCCAACAATTTGTTCAGTTTTTGCGTAGCCCAGCCGCCCGGCGTATTTTGCAGCGGTTTGGCTACCGGCTGCCCACCACTTAA
- the modB gene encoding molybdate ABC transporter permease subunit, with amino-acid sequence MPIDWEPIWLTFELASITTLILLFIGVPLAGWLALSQFRLKPVVETFISLPLVLPPSVVGFYLLLAFSPTSWLGEWLLHTVNVQLVFSFEGLVFASLLYSLPFMVHPIQAGLENLPASWREAAYTLGQSPARTLWRVLLPNCKPALLTGIVLSFAHTIGEFGLVLMIGGNLPGQTRVASIAIYDEVELLHFRTAHAYAALLLGVSFLILLLVYGINKRVTV; translated from the coding sequence ATGCCCATTGACTGGGAACCCATCTGGCTTACCTTCGAACTAGCCAGCATTACCACGCTTATTCTACTCTTTATCGGTGTACCACTGGCGGGGTGGCTGGCGCTGAGCCAGTTTCGACTCAAGCCCGTGGTTGAAACGTTCATCAGTCTACCACTGGTGTTACCGCCTTCGGTTGTCGGATTTTATCTGCTGCTGGCTTTCAGCCCGACTAGCTGGCTGGGCGAATGGCTTCTTCACACGGTCAACGTACAATTGGTTTTTTCGTTCGAGGGGCTGGTTTTTGCCTCGCTACTCTATAGTTTGCCGTTCATGGTGCATCCGATCCAGGCGGGCCTCGAAAATCTACCCGCGTCCTGGCGCGAAGCGGCCTACACACTGGGTCAGTCACCGGCCAGAACCCTATGGCGAGTCTTACTGCCCAATTGCAAACCCGCCTTACTGACCGGCATTGTGCTGTCATTTGCCCACACGATCGGTGAATTTGGGCTGGTTTTGATGATCGGTGGTAACCTGCCGGGACAGACTCGCGTGGCGTCCATTGCCATTTATGATGAGGTTGAACTGCTGCATTTCCGGACAGCACACGCCTATGCGGCACTGCTGCTGGGTGTTTCGTTCCTGATTCTGCTGCTCGTTTATGGGATCAACAAACGCGTGACGGTATGA